In a genomic window of Athene noctua chromosome 24, bAthNoc1.hap1.1, whole genome shotgun sequence:
- the PTAFR gene encoding LOW QUALITY PROTEIN: platelet-activating factor receptor (The sequence of the model RefSeq protein was modified relative to this genomic sequence to represent the inferred CDS: inserted 2 bases in 1 codon; deleted 2 bases in 1 codon), with protein MPMYSIRNGGVDGQCPMAQTKGTVNSSCACVRIKATSGNSASDXHPLSITMSGKYKGGTEGSADVYILCHIDSEFRYNLFTVFYSIIFILGFAANCYVLWIFSHIYPTKKLNEIKIFMVNLTVADLLFLIVMPMWIVYYHHHGDWVMPEFLCNVAGCLFFVNTYSSVAFLMVITYNRYQAVTNPIKAAQFTTQRRGIYLSAAIWIIIVGSSLYYLFDNNTNQEEIESKNFTRCFEHYDTSSGVSAVLAIHVIICVLFYIIFFCILGWNIIIIRTLFSKPVQPRKSAHVKQRALWMVCTVLAVFIICFVPHHIVHLPWTLTVLEQWEKDNCELRQQLNDAHQVTLCLLSMNCVLDPIIYCFLTKKFQKHLSENLKSMKGSRKCSRQTTDTVIEGTIHQEDAIRI; from the exons ATGCCCATGTACAGCATCAGAAATGGAGGGGTAGATGGACAGTGCCCCATGGCACAGACTAAAGGGACT GTGAATAGCAGTTGTGCCTGT GTAAGAATAAAAGCTACGTCAGGAAATTCTGCTTCAGA GCACCCACTCAGCATCACAATGTCTGGAAAATATAAAGGTGGTACCGAAGGTAGTGCGGATGTCTACATTTTATGCCACATAGACTCTGAGTTTCGCTACAACCTCTTCACTGTTTTCTACAGCATCATTTTCATTCTGGGCTTTGCTGCCAACTGCTATGTGCTCTGGATTTTCAGCCATATTTACCCCACCAAGAAACTCAATGAAATCAAGATATTCATGGTGAACCTGACAGTAGCTGACCTGCTCTTCTTGATTGTGATGCCGATGTGGATTGTTTACTATCACCACCATGGAGACTGGGTCATGCCCGAGTTCCTCTGTAATGTGGCTggctgtttattttttgttaacaCCTActcttctgttgcttttctgaTGGTCATCACATACAATCGTTACCAAGCTGTGACTAATCCCATTAAAGCTGCTCAGTTTACCACTCAGAGAAGGGGTATCTACTTATCAGCAGCTATCTGGATCATAATAGTGGGCAGCTCTTTGTATTACCTTTTTGACAATAATACTAATCAGGAGGAGATCGAGTCAAAGAATTTCACGCGGTGCTTTGAGCACTATGACACTTCTAGTGGTGTTTCAGCTGTTCTCGCCATTCATGTCATCATCTGTGTCCTCTTCTATATCATTTTCTTTTGTATACTAGGCTGGAACATCATCATTATCAGGACCCTGTTCTCCAAACCAGTGCAGCCACGGAAGAGTGCTCATGTCAAGCAAAGGGCACTCTGGATGGTTTGCACAGTGCTGGCTGTGTTCATCATATGCTTTGTACCTCATCACATAGTGCACCTGCCCTGGACCCTGACTGTTCTGGAGCAGTGGGAGAAGGATAACTGTGAGCTGCGCCAACAACTCAATGATGCTCACCAGGTGACTTTGTGCCTCTTGAGTATGAACTGTGTGTTGGACCCTATCATCTACTGCTTCCTCACCAAGAAGTTCCAGAAGCATCTTTCAGAAAACCTGAAAAGCATGAAAGGGAGTCGCAAGTGCTCCAGGCAAACCACGGACACGGTGATTGAGGGCACCATTCACCAAGAGGATGCCATTAGGATCTAG